In Actinomadura citrea, a single window of DNA contains:
- a CDS encoding helix-turn-helix domain-containing protein — MRVVAEPGQFARDLRRWRTRRRFSQLDLAIRADTTQRHLSFLEQGRSRPGRTMVVRLAESLELPLRERNGLLLAAGYAPVYTESGLDAPELGPVREALDRILAGHMPYPAVVVRPYGELVAANPALGVLTEGAAPALLEPPVNVLRLALHPDGMARRVENLAEWGRHITGSLRDTARQVPDPGLTEFIDELDGYLPPVESPGGHLGFAVPLRLRVPDGELRLITTLTSFATAVDVTLSELRLEAFLPADEATAALLRRRG; from the coding sequence ATGAGGGTGGTGGCGGAACCCGGGCAGTTCGCCCGCGACCTGCGACGCTGGCGGACGCGTCGCCGCTTCAGCCAGCTCGACCTGGCCATCAGGGCCGACACGACACAGCGCCATCTGAGCTTTCTCGAACAGGGACGCTCCCGGCCGGGCCGCACCATGGTGGTGCGGCTCGCCGAGTCGCTGGAGCTGCCGCTGCGGGAGCGCAACGGGCTTCTGCTCGCCGCCGGATACGCGCCGGTCTACACCGAGTCGGGGCTGGACGCCCCCGAACTCGGCCCGGTGCGCGAGGCCCTCGACCGCATTCTCGCCGGGCACATGCCGTACCCGGCGGTCGTCGTCCGCCCGTACGGGGAACTCGTCGCCGCGAACCCGGCGCTCGGCGTCCTCACCGAGGGCGCCGCGCCCGCCCTGCTGGAACCGCCGGTCAACGTGCTCCGCCTCGCCCTGCACCCGGACGGGATGGCCCGCCGCGTCGAGAACCTCGCCGAATGGGGCCGGCACATCACCGGCAGCCTCCGCGACACGGCCCGGCAGGTTCCCGACCCGGGCCTGACGGAGTTCATCGACGAGCTGGACGGCTACCTGCCCCCGGTGGAGTCGCCGGGCGGGCACCTCGGGTTCGCCGTCCCGCTCCGGCTGCGGGTCCCGGACGGCGAGCTGCGCCTGATCACCACGCTGACCTCGTTCGCGACCGCCGTGGACGTCACGCTGTCCGAGCTGCGTCTCGAAGCGTTCCTGCCCGCCGACGAGGCCACGGCGGCCCTCCTGCGGCGGCGGGGGTGA
- a CDS encoding MDR family NADP-dependent oxidoreductase, with protein sequence MPSLPPTSRVVQLADLPDGLPGPEHFGVVEVPMPVPGDGEALVRNRYFQVFPSLRTLIGGGVKGTPFPPLRPGDTLFGAAIGEVVSAPRDAGLRPGDLVRHWLGWREHAVMPADQCTPLDGALPDPVAHLSQAGVAYTALTRDARVRPGDTVFVSGGAGGVGSLAGQVARLLGAGRVIGSTGSPGKAARLVSELGYDAAVIRGGRPVAEQLAEAAPDGIDVFVDNVGGEQLQAAIAAATPGARFVLVGTLAGQLAPNRAGTTAPVEVDTFQLIAKRIEMRGFGGLDGTGPRPEWAERVGAWLRSGDITFPHARVAGIENAPRALHELISGRHLGAVIVEL encoded by the coding sequence ATGCCGTCCTTGCCCCCTACCTCGCGCGTGGTCCAGCTCGCCGACCTTCCCGACGGGCTTCCGGGGCCGGAGCATTTCGGCGTCGTCGAGGTTCCCATGCCGGTGCCGGGGGACGGGGAGGCGCTGGTCCGCAACCGCTACTTCCAGGTCTTCCCGTCGCTGCGAACCCTGATCGGCGGCGGTGTGAAGGGCACGCCCTTCCCGCCGCTGCGTCCGGGCGACACCCTGTTCGGGGCGGCCATCGGCGAGGTCGTCTCGGCGCCCCGGGACGCCGGGCTCCGTCCCGGGGACCTGGTCCGCCACTGGCTGGGCTGGCGCGAGCACGCGGTCATGCCCGCCGACCAGTGCACGCCGCTGGACGGCGCGCTGCCCGATCCGGTCGCGCATCTCAGCCAGGCGGGCGTCGCGTACACGGCGCTGACCCGGGACGCGCGCGTCCGTCCCGGCGACACCGTGTTCGTCTCCGGCGGCGCGGGCGGGGTCGGCTCGCTGGCCGGCCAGGTCGCCCGCCTGCTCGGCGCGGGCCGCGTGATCGGCAGCACGGGCTCGCCCGGCAAGGCCGCCCGCCTGGTGTCCGAACTGGGCTACGACGCGGCCGTGATCCGGGGCGGGCGGCCCGTCGCCGAGCAGCTGGCGGAGGCCGCACCCGACGGCATCGACGTCTTCGTGGACAACGTCGGCGGCGAGCAGCTCCAGGCCGCGATCGCCGCCGCCACGCCCGGTGCGCGGTTCGTCCTCGTCGGGACGCTGGCCGGGCAGCTCGCACCGAACCGCGCCGGCACCACGGCGCCGGTCGAGGTCGACACGTTCCAGCTGATCGCCAAGCGCATCGAGATGCGCGGTTTCGGCGGGCTGGACGGCACCGGGCCGCGTCCCGAGTGGGCCGAGCGCGTCGGCGCCTGGCTCCGCTCCGGGGACATCACCTTCCCGCACGCGCGCGTCGCGGGCATTGAGAACGCCCCGCGGGCGTTGCACGAACTGATCAGCGGACGGCACCTGGGAGCCGTCATCGTCGAGTTGTGA
- a CDS encoding TetR/AcrR family transcriptional regulator, with the protein MPSATTGRRRRADAERNIARIVSAARECLSRDPGASIDDIAKAAGVGRMTLYGHFRNRAELVEAALVDALRAGDVVLSGLDLSGSPAEALARLVESSWSLVAESRALLAAAQEALPAGRVRELHADPAERVEAIIRRGQEEGVFRTDLPITWLVNVVQYVLHGAAEETRAERLDAEETGRVVTATVRSILAG; encoded by the coding sequence ATGCCCTCCGCCACCACCGGCCGGCGCCGGCGCGCCGACGCCGAGCGCAACATCGCCCGCATCGTGTCCGCGGCACGCGAGTGCCTGAGCAGGGATCCGGGCGCGAGCATCGACGACATCGCCAAGGCGGCCGGTGTCGGCCGGATGACGCTCTACGGCCACTTCCGCAACCGGGCCGAACTGGTCGAGGCCGCCCTGGTCGACGCCTTGCGCGCTGGGGATGTGGTGCTGTCGGGCCTCGACCTGTCCGGCAGCCCGGCAGAGGCGCTCGCGCGGCTGGTGGAGTCCAGTTGGTCCCTCGTGGCCGAATCGAGGGCGCTGCTGGCGGCGGCCCAGGAGGCCCTTCCGGCCGGACGCGTCCGCGAACTGCACGCCGACCCGGCCGAGCGCGTCGAAGCGATCATCCGCCGGGGCCAGGAGGAAGGGGTGTTCCGTACCGACCTGCCGATCACCTGGCTGGTCAACGTCGTGCAGTACGTCCTGCACGGCGCCGCCGAGGAGACCCGCGCCGAGCGCCTGGACGCGGAGGAGACCGGCCGGGTCGTGACCGCGACGGTGCGGTCGATCCTGGCCGGGTAG
- a CDS encoding MerR family transcriptional regulator, which translates to MRIGDAAAAAGTTPRALRFYEQRGLLPPPSRTSGGQRRYGPREVARVLTIRRLLSLGLTIEDIRGCADRLDLLDGDALPPYGGPGCAGSAGVARRRLAVLDAEIARLTVLRDALATQIGGTDAAGAPAAGPSRGQVGRPVI; encoded by the coding sequence ATGCGGATCGGCGACGCCGCGGCGGCGGCGGGAACGACCCCGCGGGCCCTGCGGTTCTACGAGCAGCGCGGGCTTCTGCCCCCGCCGTCCCGCACCTCCGGCGGGCAGCGCCGGTACGGGCCCCGCGAGGTGGCCCGGGTGCTGACCATCCGCCGGTTGCTCTCCCTGGGGCTGACCATCGAGGACATCCGCGGCTGCGCCGACCGGCTCGACCTGCTGGACGGCGACGCGCTCCCGCCCTACGGCGGCCCCGGCTGCGCGGGGAGCGCCGGGGTCGCCCGGCGCCGCCTCGCCGTCCTCGACGCCGAGATCGCCCGCCTGACGGTGCTGCGCGACGCCCTCGCCACCCAGATCGGCGGGACCGACGCGGCCGGCGCCCCCGCCGCCGGCCCGTCACGCGGGCAGGTAGGGCGCCCAGTCATCTGA
- a CDS encoding dihydrofolate reductase family protein, producing the protein MRKFKLQVQVSADGYMAGPNGEMDWMTFPWTDDIGRYIDALMRPVDCIVLGRRLAEGFIPAWESGPEGETQEAIDQMNNTPKVVISNGLTESPWKNAEVAGGDLTEIVNGLKARPGGDLIAYGGGTLVRDLIARGLLDDLYLFVNPTAIGSGMPVFPEGDYQRLDLVESRLFDCGIAAMHYTPKRA; encoded by the coding sequence ATGCGGAAGTTCAAGCTTCAGGTGCAGGTCAGCGCGGACGGCTACATGGCCGGCCCGAACGGCGAGATGGACTGGATGACGTTCCCGTGGACCGACGACATCGGCCGGTACATCGACGCGCTGATGCGGCCGGTGGACTGCATCGTGCTGGGCCGCAGGCTCGCCGAGGGGTTCATCCCGGCCTGGGAGTCGGGGCCCGAGGGTGAGACCCAGGAGGCCATCGACCAGATGAACAACACGCCCAAGGTCGTCATCTCGAACGGCCTCACCGAGTCGCCCTGGAAGAACGCCGAGGTCGCGGGGGGCGACCTCACCGAGATCGTGAACGGGCTCAAGGCCCGCCCCGGCGGCGACCTGATCGCCTACGGGGGCGGCACGCTCGTCCGTGACCTGATCGCCCGGGGCCTGCTCGACGACCTCTACCTGTTCGTCAACCCGACCGCGATCGGCTCGGGCATGCCGGTGTTCCCGGAGGGCGACTACCAGCGGCTCGACCTCGTGGAGTCGCGCCTGTTCGACTGCGGCATCGCCGCCATGCACTACACGCCTAAGCGCGCCTGA
- a CDS encoding phosphoribosyl-AMP cyclohydrolase, which produces MNELEEGTRLTLDFDKLAGVAATGARVVPVVLQDAGSGDVLFIGYANDQALKATLEERIAVLWSTSRNELWRKGATSGDVLELVDVRVNCEQNSLLYLVNRTTGGACHTNLPSGEPRPTCYYRSVADGGALRHLLQ; this is translated from the coding sequence GTGAACGAACTCGAAGAAGGCACCCGGCTCACCCTGGACTTCGACAAGCTGGCGGGCGTCGCGGCGACCGGGGCGCGGGTCGTCCCGGTGGTCCTGCAGGACGCGGGCAGCGGGGACGTCCTGTTCATCGGATACGCGAACGACCAGGCCCTCAAGGCCACGCTGGAGGAGCGGATCGCCGTCCTGTGGTCGACGTCCCGCAACGAGCTGTGGCGCAAGGGCGCGACCTCGGGGGACGTCCTCGAACTGGTCGACGTCCGCGTCAACTGCGAGCAGAACTCCCTGCTCTACCTCGTCAACCGCACCACCGGCGGCGCCTGCCACACGAACCTCCCGTCCGGGGAGCCCCGCCCCACCTGCTACTACCGCTCCGTCGCCGACGGAGGGGCGCTGCGCCACCTCCTGCAGTGA
- a CDS encoding MFS transporter: MAEDTHAPAARAHPLRWRILGFLGVAQLMLILDVTVVAIALPHMEADLELSRQAVTWTVSAYTLTFGGLMLLGGRTADLIGARRVVLAGLLVFTVASLVTGLAGSAAMLLGGRVAQGVGAAMLSPAALSLVVTLFQDDERNKALGVWSALGGGGAALGVLLGGALTAGPGWPWVFFVNVPIGLVIFAALVRMLPRHRAAAARPRLDVLGALLVTASSGALIYAFIRAGDDGWLGLGTGLPVLLAVLGYLAFAARQKTARSPMMDVSLLVRRPVATGTFLIVTATALMIAMFFLGTFYFQHARGYGALRTGLLFLPIAVATMAGASLTGRTIAAAGPRRLAVAGLVTTAAGMALPAVSLHPVTVVIGTAVAGAGTGAMFVVASATALGQVAPHESGIASGIVSTFHEFGASIGAAVISSVAAASLTGDTLDGFTHGFVLAAVTAAVATLTAAVLTPPRPRRLTEPGPADA, encoded by the coding sequence ATGGCAGAAGACACTCACGCCCCGGCGGCGCGGGCCCATCCGCTGCGCTGGCGCATCCTGGGATTCCTCGGCGTGGCCCAGCTCATGCTGATCCTCGACGTCACGGTCGTCGCGATCGCGCTGCCGCACATGGAGGCCGACCTGGAGCTGAGCCGCCAGGCCGTGACCTGGACGGTCAGCGCCTACACCCTGACGTTCGGCGGGCTCATGCTGCTCGGCGGGCGGACCGCCGACCTGATCGGGGCCAGGCGCGTCGTCCTGGCCGGCCTGCTGGTCTTCACGGTGGCGTCCCTGGTCACCGGCCTGGCCGGATCGGCCGCCATGCTGCTGGGCGGGCGCGTCGCCCAGGGAGTGGGGGCGGCGATGCTGTCCCCGGCGGCCCTGTCCCTCGTGGTCACCCTGTTCCAGGACGACGAGCGGAACAAGGCGCTCGGCGTCTGGTCCGCGCTGGGCGGCGGCGGCGCCGCACTCGGCGTGCTGCTCGGAGGGGCGCTGACCGCCGGTCCCGGGTGGCCCTGGGTGTTCTTCGTCAACGTCCCCATCGGGCTGGTGATCTTCGCCGCGCTCGTCCGGATGCTGCCGCGCCACCGGGCGGCCGCGGCCCGCCCCCGGCTCGACGTCCTCGGCGCGCTGCTGGTCACCGCCTCGTCCGGCGCGCTGATCTACGCGTTCATCCGCGCCGGGGACGACGGCTGGCTCGGCCTCGGCACCGGCCTGCCGGTGCTGCTCGCCGTGCTCGGCTACCTGGCGTTCGCCGCCAGGCAGAAGACCGCCCGCTCGCCCATGATGGACGTCTCGCTGCTGGTCCGCCGTCCGGTCGCCACCGGCACGTTCCTGATCGTGACGGCCACGGCCCTGATGATCGCGATGTTCTTCCTCGGCACGTTCTACTTCCAGCACGCCCGGGGCTACGGCGCGCTGCGCACCGGCCTGCTGTTCCTCCCCATCGCGGTCGCGACGATGGCCGGCGCCAGCCTCACCGGCCGGACGATCGCCGCGGCGGGACCGCGCCGGCTCGCCGTGGCCGGGCTCGTCACCACCGCCGCGGGCATGGCCCTGCCCGCCGTCTCCCTCCACCCCGTGACCGTCGTGATCGGCACGGCGGTCGCGGGCGCCGGGACCGGCGCGATGTTCGTCGTCGCCTCCGCCACGGCCCTCGGCCAGGTGGCGCCGCACGAATCCGGCATCGCGTCCGGCATCGTCAGCACGTTCCACGAGTTCGGGGCCTCGATCGGGGCCGCCGTCATCTCCAGCGTCGCGGCCGCCAGCCTCACCGGCGACACCCTCGACGGCTTCACGCACGGCTTCGTCCTCGCCGCCGTCACCGCCGCCGTCGCCACGCTCACCGCCGCCGTCCTGACCCCGCCCCGTCCGCGCCGCCTGACCGAGCCGGGCCCGGCGGACGCTTGA
- a CDS encoding NADPH-dependent FMN reductase, with the protein MSKEPLRVAIIIGSTREGRFGPTVGTWFVEQARQRDDLIVDVVDVADAPPPSALGSKASEGFERVTRTLHEADAYVVVTCEYNHSFPGTLKNLIDTHFHEWRAKPVAFVSYGGLGGGLRSVEHLRGVFAELHAVTVRDTVSFHHPWNWFGNDGRPNDPEGASAAAKGMLDQLAWWGHALRDARAVRPYGG; encoded by the coding sequence ATGAGCAAGGAACCGCTGCGCGTCGCGATCATCATCGGGAGCACGCGCGAAGGACGGTTCGGGCCGACCGTGGGGACCTGGTTCGTCGAGCAGGCCCGGCAACGCGACGACCTGATCGTCGATGTGGTCGACGTGGCGGACGCGCCGCCGCCGTCCGCGCTGGGTTCGAAGGCGTCCGAGGGGTTCGAGCGCGTGACCCGGACACTGCACGAGGCCGACGCCTACGTCGTGGTGACCTGCGAGTACAACCACAGCTTCCCCGGCACGCTGAAGAACCTGATCGACACCCACTTCCACGAGTGGCGGGCCAAGCCCGTCGCGTTCGTGTCGTACGGCGGGCTGGGGGGCGGGCTGCGGTCCGTCGAGCACCTGCGGGGCGTCTTCGCCGAACTGCACGCCGTGACCGTCCGCGACACCGTCAGCTTCCACCACCCGTGGAACTGGTTCGGGAACGACGGCCGGCCGAACGACCCCGAGGGGGCCTCCGCGGCGGCCAAGGGGATGCTCGACCAGCTCGCCTGGTGGGGGCACGCGCTGCGCGACGCCCGGGCCGTCCGCCCGTACGGGGGCTGA